From one Sphingobacteriales bacterium genomic stretch:
- the rnc gene encoding ribonuclease III: MVAFLKKFIFWKRKQEPVFIFPALYDKLGYEPAQSEENYIVALTHSSFTKKIHEKNERLEFLGDAVINFVITEYLYFNAQNKDEGALTKMRASIVNRKNLNRVGNEIGIPALLRHKLKDKQLEQAPDIVGNAFEALIGAFYLDYGIQESEILVGKLLVEGFDADNFHKNINDPKSFLIEWAQSKKKQIAFEHNTVPDENGLFMVTLKIDAETKSTGTGKNKREAEHQACLNAIKMLELD; this comes from the coding sequence ATGGTGGCTTTTTTAAAGAAATTCATTTTTTGGAAACGGAAACAGGAACCTGTTTTTATCTTCCCTGCGTTGTATGATAAATTAGGATATGAACCGGCTCAGTCGGAGGAGAATTATATAGTAGCACTGACGCATTCCTCCTTTACCAAAAAGATACATGAAAAGAATGAACGCCTCGAATTTCTGGGAGATGCCGTTATAAATTTTGTGATAACGGAGTATTTGTATTTTAACGCCCAAAATAAGGACGAAGGAGCACTGACAAAGATGCGCGCTTCGATCGTCAACAGAAAGAACCTGAACAGGGTAGGCAATGAAATTGGCATACCTGCCTTACTGCGTCATAAATTAAAGGATAAACAACTGGAACAGGCACCCGATATTGTCGGTAACGCGTTTGAAGCTTTAATAGGGGCGTTTTACCTGGATTATGGTATACAGGAATCAGAAATTCTGGTAGGCAAACTGCTGGTGGAAGGGTTTGATGCGGATAATTTTCACAAAAATATCAATGATCCGAAAAGTTTTCTGATAGAGTGGGCACAGTCTAAAAAGAAGCAAATCGCGTTTGAACACAACACCGTACCCGATGAAAACGGATTATTTATGGTGACATTGAAAATTGATGCGGAAACAAAATCAACCGGCACCGGCAAAAATAAGAGGGAAGCGGAGCACCAGGCCTGTTTGAATGCCATTAAGATGCTGGAGTTAGACTAA
- the fabF gene encoding beta-ketoacyl-ACP synthase II — protein MEYKRVVVTGLGTITPIGNSVSEFWNNLLRGTSGSHLITRFDTALFRTKFACEIKKYHPEDFFDKKELKKLDPFGQYAFIAAEEAIKNAGLLDSPGLNKKRVGVLFTSGFGGIQTFEQELFQYFQNGRNPRYFSPFFVPRTLLDIVGGGISIKYGFKGMNFSVVAACASSTNALIDALNYIRMGKADVLIVGGSEASVTEVSIGAFGAMKALSEKNEEAATASRPYDLNRDGFVMGEGAGCMVLESEEHARNRNAYIYAELAGGAMNADAYHITAPNPEGESVADVMTDALLDAAVRKEDIDYINTHGTSTPLGDIAEVKAIQQVFGEHAYRLNISATKSMTGHMMGAAGIIEAIASVLAINHDAVPPTINHFTDDPAFDAKLNFTFNAAQYKKVDAVMSNNFGFGGHNASVVFKRWSE, from the coding sequence ATGGAATATAAGCGTGTAGTGGTAACGGGATTGGGAACCATTACACCTATAGGAAATTCCGTTTCTGAGTTTTGGAATAATTTACTAAGAGGCACCAGCGGCAGCCATTTAATTACCCGTTTTGATACCGCATTATTCCGGACAAAATTTGCCTGTGAAATTAAAAAATACCACCCGGAAGACTTTTTCGATAAAAAGGAACTCAAAAAACTGGATCCATTCGGACAATATGCATTTATCGCAGCTGAGGAAGCCATAAAAAATGCGGGACTTTTAGATAGCCCCGGCCTGAATAAGAAAAGGGTGGGTGTCTTGTTCACTTCCGGATTCGGCGGCATACAAACCTTTGAACAGGAGTTATTTCAGTATTTCCAAAACGGCAGGAATCCCCGTTATTTCAGTCCGTTTTTTGTGCCGCGTACCCTGCTCGATATTGTTGGGGGCGGCATTTCCATCAAATATGGTTTTAAAGGCATGAATTTTTCCGTAGTGGCGGCATGCGCCAGTTCTACAAATGCCTTGATAGATGCCCTGAATTATATTCGGATGGGTAAGGCGGATGTGCTGATTGTCGGCGGTTCAGAAGCCTCCGTAACGGAAGTTTCCATCGGCGCCTTCGGCGCGATGAAGGCACTCTCCGAAAAAAATGAAGAGGCAGCAACAGCATCCCGGCCGTATGATTTGAATCGTGATGGATTTGTGATGGGCGAGGGTGCCGGATGTATGGTGCTGGAAAGTGAAGAACATGCCCGAAACAGAAACGCATATATTTATGCGGAATTGGCGGGCGGCGCCATGAATGCTGATGCGTACCATATCACTGCACCGAACCCGGAAGGAGAAAGTGTGGCGGATGTAATGACAGATGCATTACTGGATGCCGCTGTCCGGAAAGAAGATATTGATTACATCAACACGCACGGTACATCGACGCCTTTGGGTGATATTGCTGAGGTGAAAGCCATACAACAGGTATTCGGTGAACATGCCTATCGGTTAAATATCAGTGCCACCAAATCCATGACCGGACATATGATGGGTGCGGCAGGTATTATTGAAGCCATCGCTTCCGTGCTGGCTATAAATCATGATGCGGTACCTCCAACCATCAATCATTTTACAGATGACCCGGCTTTTGATGCGAAACTGAATTTTACATTTAATGCCGCTCAGTACAAAAAGGTGGATGCCGTCATGTCTAATAATTTTGGCTTTGGAGGACATAATGCCTCTGTAGTCTTTAAACGATGGTCAGAATAA
- a CDS encoding acyl carrier protein — MSTIAERVKKIIVEKLGVEDNEVAPEASFENDLKADSLETVELIMEFEKEFNIIIPDEQADKIKTVGEAIAYLEANV; from the coding sequence ATGTCCACAATAGCAGAACGCGTAAAAAAGATAATCGTTGAGAAGTTGGGTGTAGAAGACAACGAAGTTGCTCCGGAAGCAAGTTTTGAAAACGACCTGAAAGCAGATTCTTTAGAAACTGTTGAGCTCATTATGGAGTTTGAGAAAGAATTCAACATTATCATTCCGGATGAGCAGGCCGATAAGATCAAAACCGTAGGAGAAGCGATCGCCTATCTGGAGGCCAACGTTTAA